Genomic segment of Caproiciproducens sp. NJN-50:
AAAGCGTCAAAGGCCATTTCGAATCGCCTCCCTGATCCTTTTTGATTATTTTACCACAGATTGAAGATCATGGAAAGTGGGGAAAGGGTGGCGATAACGGCGGTGAATAAAAAAATCGCTGATCCTGTGAAGCACGGTCCGGCTGGGTTTAAATTCCCGTTTCAGAGCGTGTTTCCCAGGATCAGCACCATGGCGAATCAGCTAATTTCTGGTATCTTTAGAAGCTTTCTCCATGCTGTCTTTCAGGGCAGAAAACAATTTCTCTTTTTGGCTGTCGGGACAGGCCCGGAAAAGCCCGACCAGTTCTTTTTCCAAAGGGGTTAATTCGTAAATATGGCTTGAATTTTTCTTTCCGTGTATATAGACCGATTTGCTTCCGCTGTCCGCGACGGAAGGTGGGCTGGGTTCATCCGCCAATAGCTCGTTGATGGAGATATTAAATACTCTGGCCAAGATGATGAGGGCGGAAACATCCGGCATGGTCTTTCCAATTTCGTAATAAGAATAAGTGGAACGGTCAATATTCAATATTTTGGCAATTTGATTCTGCGTATAGCCGCTTTTGATGCGCAATTCGCGCAGTCTTTCGTTAATGCGAATTTTCATCAACTTGCAATTCCGCCTCTTTTTACATTATATGCCAGAAAAGTATATATTTATTGCTGTTGATTCGATTATATCTTCATTCCTGAATGAAACATAAATTTGGTGATTATTATTCACTGCTTTGCGGAAATTAACGGACTCCGCCGAAAAAAGTACTTGACGGGCAAAGAATTGTTTAGTATAATAATTTGGTCGGTAAAAGTGCTACTGTGGCTCAGTTGGTAGAGCAGCGCATTCGTAATGCGCAGGTCGTCAGTTCGAGTCTGACCAGTAGCTCCAGAAAAAAGCCAGGAATCGTAAAAGGTTCCTGGCTTTTTTCTGGTTTGGTCTATTTTGTTTTTCAGGACGGGATCCCTTAAAAAAACGGACGGGCTTGTCATGCCTGTCCGTTTTCTCCAAACCCGCCGGAAAGGATGATTTTGTCGATCCCGGGAGAAAGAAATCAGATGTTTGTTTGTTTTTCGACCGGATTTTTGCAGAATTCCCTCATGGAGCAATTTCCGCAGTCCGGGTTTCTGGCTGTACAGACGGCCCGGCCGTGGAGAACCAGCCGGTGGCAGAAATCATTGGATTCCTCCGGCGGCAGGATCTTTCTCAGTTGCGTTTCCACTTTGAGAGGATCCTTGCCTTCGCTCAGCCCCAGGCGGCCGCAGATGCGGATGCAGTGAGTGTCCGTGACGACGGCCGGTTTGCCGTAGATATCCCCGACGATGAGGTTTGCCGTTTTCCTGCCGACTCCCGGCAGCTTTGTCAGCTCTTCAATGGTGTCCGGAACCCTTCCCTCATAATCCGATTTCAATTTCCGGCACATGGCGAGGATATCGCGGGCTTTGGTCTTATACAGCCCGCAGGAATGAATGATCGGCTCAATGTCTTCCGCGGACGCTCCGCAAAATGCGTCGATCGTGGGGAAAAGCCTGAACAGTTCAGGCGTGACCTGATTCACCCGCGCGTCGGTGCATTGGGCGGAAAGCCGGGTGGCGATCAAAAGCTGGAGCGGCTCGGTGTAGGTCAGGGAGCAGATCGCATCCGGATATTCTTTTTTCAAAGCCTGGATCGCAAGCGAGGCACGCTGCTTTTTGGTCATTTTGATCCTCCGTTTCAGTATGATTTTTTTCATTATAAACTTTTCTGTTGTGAATGGCAATGGATGTGCGGACCGGAAATCCGAGGAGCGCTTTTTGCAGGGCCGCCGTTGCGTTTTTGCATGTTACAGGTTATAATAGGGATAAATTTGTTCGGGAAAGGGTTTGAATACGATGTACAGTGATATGATGAATACCATCGGCCTTGTTTCCGGGGCCGACCCGGAGGTCGGCGCCGCGATGGCCCGGGAACTGGGCCGGCAGAGGGACAATCTGGAACTGATCGCATCCGAAAATCTCGTTTCGCCCGCCGTAATGGCGGCGATGGGAAGCGTTTTGACCAACAAATACGCGGAAGGATATCCGGGAAAACGCTACTACGGCGGGTGCCAGTATGTTGACATTGTGGAGGACCTGGCTCGTCAGCGTGCCTGCAGGCTGTTCGGCGCGGAACATGCCAATGTGCAGCCTCATTCCGGCGCTCAGGCGAACCTGGCGGTGTATTTTGCCCTTTTAAAGCCCGGCGACACGGTGATGGGAATGAATCTTTCGGAAGGCGGGCATCTGACCCATGGATCGCCAGTCAATCTGTCCGGAAGCTACTACCATTTCGTCTCTTACGGCGTCAGCCCGGAGACAGGCCGGATCGACTACGACGCGGTTTATGAAACGGCGATGAAAGTAAAGCCGAAACTGATCGTGGCGGGCGCCAGCGCCTATCCGCGTGTGATCGATTTCAAACGCTTCCGCGAGATCAGCGATGCCTGCGGGGCGCTGCTGATGGTCGACATGGCGCATATCGCGGGCCTTGTCGCGGCCGGAGAGCACCCGAATCCGGTCGAGTGGGCGCAGATCGTCACGACGACGACGCATAAAACCCTGCGGGGCCCGCGCGGCGGCCTGATCCTCTGCAAGGAAGAATACGCGAAGGCCATCGACAAGGCGATTTTCCCCGGAACACAGGGCGGCCCGCTGATGCACATCATCGCGGGAAAGGCCGTTTGCCTGGGCGAGGCGCTGAAGCCGGAGTTCAAGCAATACGCGCACCGGATTGTTGTCAATGCGAAAGCGCTGGGTGACGGCCTGATGAAACGCAACGTCAAGCTTGTCTCCGGAGGCACGGACAATCACCTGATGATGGTGGACCTTTCCGGACTGGAGCTGACGGGCAAGGAACTGGAGCAGCGCCTTGATTCCGTCAATATCACGGCAAACAAAAATACCGTCCCGAACGAGCAGCGCAGCCCGTTTATCACGAGCGGCCTGAGACTGGGCACGCCGGCCGTCACCACGCGCGGCCTGGACGCGGCGGATATGGACCGCATTGCGGACTGCATCAGCCTTGCCGTTTTCGACTTTGAGCCGAACCGCGAAAAGATCCGCACGGCGGTGCATGAAATCTGTGCCCGTCACCCGCTTTACGAATAATTCACCAAGGAAGGGATGGTGCCGATGTCGGCTCCTCTTGCGGACCGGATCCGCCCCCGCGAACTGAGCGAGATTGTCGGGCAGCATCATCTGCTCGACCCCGGCAGGCCGCTGCGGCGCATTATAGAGTCGGGGGAAATCCCGAACATGGTCTTTTACGGACCGTCGGGGATCGGCAAGACAACGCTTGCATCCATTATCGCGGCGAGAACCAGCCGCAAGCTGGTCAGGATGAACGGCACCACCGCCACTACGGCGGACATCCGCGACGTTGTGAACCAGTTGGATACGCTGGAAGCCCCGAACGGAATCCTTCTCTATCTGGACGAGATCCAGTATTTCAATAAAAAGCAGCAGCAGACGCTGCTGGAATTCATTGAGAACGGTTCGATTACACTGATTGCGTCGACGACGGAAAATCCCTATTTTTATGTTTACGGCGCGATTCTGAGCCGGTCGACGGTGTTTGAGTTCAAACCGGTGGAGAAAGAAGACGTTCGCGAGGCGGCAAAGCGGGCGTTCGGCATTCTGGAGGAGGAGCAGCACCGCGGCATCCGGGTGGAACCCGGCGCTTTGGACGTGATTGCTTCCGCCTGCGGCGGCGATGTCCGCAAGGCGATGAACGCGGTGGAGCTCTGCGTTGTGTCCGGTGAGGAAAAAGACGGCGCCTGTCTCGTGACGGAACAGCTTGCCAGGGACCTGACGCAGCGCAGCGCGATGAAATATGACCGCGCGGGAGATGAGCATTACGACATCCTTTCCGCGTTCCAGAAATCCATGCGCGGCTCCGATCCGGACGCCGCAGTCCATTATCTGGCCCGTCTGCTGGAGGCCGGGGACCTTCCCTCCGCGTGCCGCAGGCTGATGGTCTGCGCCTGCGAAGACGTGGGGCTCGCTTATCCGCTGATTATTCCGATCGTCAAGGCAGCCGTGGACGCGGCGCTTCAGGTCGGTCTGCCGGAGGCGCGGATCCCGCTGGCCGATGCAGTGGTGCTGGTGGCCTGTTCGCCAAAGTCGAATTCGGCCTACTGCGCGGTGGATGCGGCGGTCGCCGACCTGCGGGCCGGCAAAACGGGGCCGATTCCCCGCAGACTTCAGAATAAGCACTACGACGGGGAGGACAATCCGAGAAAGGGCCAGTTCTATCAGTATGCCCACGATTTTCCGCACCACTGGGTCCGGCAGCAATACCTTCCGGACGTATTGAAGGATACGGTTTACTATCGGTGGGGGGACAATAAGACAGAACAGGCATTTCGGAAATATTGGGAAGAAATCAAAAAAGAAAAGTAATTTTATGTTGATTATCAGCCGAATATGAGATATACTAGTAAAAATGCGTTTTGGAGGAAGCCGACTTGAACGATTTGATTTTGAACAGCCTGTCTTACGGGATGTATGCAATCGGCGTGAAAGACGGGGAAAAAGTTTCCGCTTGTATTGTCAATACGGCCGTGCAGGTTGCCCGCAATCCAAACACAATTGCCGTCAGTCTGAATCATGAAAATTACAGTTGTGAGTGCATTCAGAAAAACGGCCTTTTCAGCGTTTCCGTCCTTTCAGAGGATACCTCCGGCACGGTAATCGGCGCTTTGGGCTTTTCATCCGGACGCGACACGGATAAGCTCAAAAACGTCAGGCACCGCATCCTTGCGGAGGGCGTTCCGATTATTAAGGAGAATACATGCTGCTGGTTTCTTTGCAAGGTCCTCTCTTCGTCCGAAACGGCGACCCACACGATTTTTATTGCCGAAGTGATTGCGGGCAGTGAAAAATCGGTGGGCAAGCCGATGACTTATGAATATTACCACAGAGTCATTAAGGGCAGGGCACCGAAAAACGCGCCGACCTACAGGGAAGAGAAGCAGACGGAACAGAGCGGAGAAAGCTGGATCTGCACTGTTTGCGGTTATATTTACAATGATCCCTTCGTTCCCTTTGAGGAATTGCCGGACGATTGGGTCTGCCCCATTTGCGGGGCGCCGAAGTCGGCATTCAAACGACAGCAGTAAGATGACAGAAAAGCTCACACCGATGTATTCCATACACCGGGCGGGCTTTTTTTTTGAGTAAAAAAGCGCAGCTTTTTACTGAATATATAAAGATTGAGGAGTGTTTATCTATGACAAAGCAAATCATCCAGGTTGAGGAAAAGCCGCCTGTGCCCAAGGCGATCCCGCTTTCGGTGCAGCATCTTTTCGCCATGTTCAGCGCTTCGGTGCTGGTTCCGGTCCTGCTGGGGATCAGTCCTTCCGTGGTCCTGTTCATGAACGGGATCGGCACGCTGCTCTACATATTGATTACGGGAGGCAAGGCCCCGGCTTTCCTGGGTTCCAGCTTCGCCTTTATTGCCCCCGCGGGAATCATCATCGGAACCAAGGGACTGGGATATCCGTATGCGCTTGGCGGGTTTGTGGTTTCCGGTGCGGTGTTTTGCTTTGTTGCGGTCATTATCCGTTTCTGCGGCACGAGATGGATCGACGTGATTCTTCCGCCCGCGGCCATGGGTTCCGTCGTGGCGCTGATCGGTCTGGAGCTTTCCGGAACGGCGGCCAACATGGGCGGGCTGATTTTAAGCGATACCTATACGCAGATCGACCCAAAAAAAATCACGGTGTTTCTGATTACGCTGGGGGTCGCCGTGTTCGGCAGCGTGCTGTTCCGCAAATTTCTGGCGGTTATTCCGATTTTAATTGCGATTGTGATCGGCTATTGCGTCGCGTGGGGGATGGGAATGATCGATTTCTCGGCGGTCGCCGCCGCTCCGGCCTTTGCGGTTCCGAATTTCCAGCCGGCCAAATTCGACTGGAATGCGATCTCCATTATTCTGCCGGCGACGCTGGTTGTGGTTTCGGAGCACATCGGTCATCAGATCGTGACCGGCAAAATCGTCGGGCGCGACCTGCTGCGGAATCCGGGCCTGCACCGCACCATGCTCGGCGACGGCCTTTCGACCATGCTCTCCGGGCTCTGCGGCTCCGTGCCCACGACGACTTACGGCGAAAATATCGGCGTCATGGCGATGACCGGCGTATACAGCGTCTGGGTGATTGGCGGCGCGGCCGTTCTGTCCATCGCGATTTCTTTCCTCGGCAAGGTCTCCGCGGTGATCCAGTCGATCCCGGGTCCCGTCATGGGCGGCGTCAGCTTCCTGCTCTACGGAATGATCGCCTCCTCCGGCGTGAGGCTTCTGGTTGACCAGAAAGTGGATTACAGCCGTTCCCGCAATCTCGCCATGACCAGTATCGTTCTGGTGACGGGCCTTTCCGGCGCGTTCGTCCAGCTTTGGAAGGTCAAGCTGACCGGAATGTCCCTCGGCGCCGTGGTAGCCATGCTGCTCGGTCTTATTTTCTGGATCATTGACCGGTTCCATGCGGCAAACGACTATGAAGAGGAGCCGGTACAGGAATAGGGATCAAATGCTCATCAGCTCAAGGCGCCACCGTTCGGTTTCTTCCGGAGTCTGACCGCCTAAAAGGATCGTCCCGGCGTAACATCGAATGAGCAGCACGGGCTGGTTTTTCGCGCAAGCATACACCTGACAGGGACCGATTCCCTCGAGCACAAAATGTCCGGCCATTCTGCCCATGCTCAGACCGTTTGTCCGGATTCCGGCGGGGACGGAAGGCAAAACCTGTATTCCCGAAATGGAATCGAGCGGGAATGAGCAGGAATATAGCGGAGCAGAGATCAATCCCGTACCGTTTTTAATCTGAAAACGGATCGGTGCGAAATTTGTTACATATAAGGCTCCGGCGATCAGTGAAAAGAGAACGGCCGTTGTAATAATTGCTGGCAGATACATGAAATCAAGACCTTTTTGTTGACAAGTTTTGCTTTTTCTTTCATTTATTATAAACATTGTGTGAGACAAAATGCAAGCGGTTGGGGAGGTGCCTAATTTCCTTGCCGTTCTATTGAATCTTGGCGCCTTTCATACTATAATAGAAAAGAATGGAAACGGATTTTATTTAGGAGGGCAGCAATGAAGACAGAATTGAAAAGGAAATTGGAAATTGCCGCGTGCAAGATCCGCATGGGTGCTGTGGAGGGCGTTTACCGCGCAAAATCGGGGCATCCGGGCGGATCCCTTTCCGCGGCGGAGCTTTTTGCGTACCTCTATTTCAAGGAGCTCAGAGTCGACCCGAACCATCCGAAAGAACCTGGCCGCGACCGTTTCGTCCTTTCCAAAGGGCACACCTGTCCCGGACTTTACGCGGCTCTGGCTCTCAAAGGCTATTTCCCTGAGACAGAGCTGAAAAAACTGAGACAGATCGGCGCGATGCTCCAAGGTCATCCGGACATGAAGGGGACGCCCGGCGTTGATATGAGCACGGGTTCGCTCGGACAGGGAGTTTCCGCGGCCTGCGGCATGGCGCTCGCCGGGAAAATGGACGGGAAAGACTACCGCGTTTACGCCCTGTTGGGCGACGGCGAGCTAGAAGAAGGTCAGGTGTGGGAGGCTTCGATGTTTGCCGGGCATCATGAGCTGGACAATCTGTGCCTGGTGATCGACATCAACGGGCTTCAGATCGACGGTCCTACGGCCGAGGTCGGAGGTCCGGAACCGGTCGACGAAAAGTTCCGCGCGTTCGGATTCGATGTCCAGGTCATTGACGGGCACAGCTTTGATGAGATTGAAAAGGCATTTGAACACGCCAAAACCGTGAAAGGGAAGCCATCCGCCATTCTTGCAAAAACGATCAAGGGCAGAGGCGTTTCCTATATGGAAAATGTGGCGGGCTGGCACGGCAAGGCGCCCAGTGACGAAGAATATGAAATTGCCATGCGCGAGCTGAAACAAACCCTGGCTGGATTGGAGGCGGAATAAATGGCGGAGATGATGAAAAAGGCAACCCGGGAGAGCTATGGAATGGCGCTGTCCCAGCTTGGGGAGGAATTTCCGCAGATCGTTGTGCTGGATGCCGACCTGGCCGAGGCGACCAAAACCGGCATCTTCAAAAAGAAATACCCGAAGCGATTTGTTGACTGTGGCATTGCGGAAGGCAATATGATGGGCGTCGCGGCGGGCCTCGCGACCTGCGGCAAAATTCCGTTTGCGACTTCATTTGCGATGTTTGCGACCGGCCGCGCCTTCGAGCAGGTCCGCAATTCCATTTGCTACCCGCACCTGAACGTCAAGGTTGTCGGGACCCACGCGGGCATCTCCGTCGGCGAGGACGGCGCGACCCACCAATGCCTGGAAGATATCGCCCTGATGCGTTCGCTGCCGGGAATGACGGTGATCAGTCCTTCGGATCACTATGAGACCGTCGCGGCGGTCCGCGCGGCCGTGGAGCACGAAGGGCCGGTTTATCTGCGCCTTTCCCGCCTTGCGGTGGAAAGTTTCAACAATTCCGACGACTATCGGTTCGAGCTCGGCAGGGGCGTTACCCTGCGTGACGGAAAAGATGTGACGATCATCGCGACGGGTTTGATGGTTTCCCGCGCGCTGGAAGCGGTCAAACTGCTGGAGCAAAAGGGAATTGACGCAAGACTCGTCAATATTCACACCATTAAGCCGATCGACCGGGAGCTGATCCTGAAAGCGGCGGGGGAGACCGGAAAACTCATTACCGTAGAGGAGCATAACGTCATCGGCGGGCTCGGCGACGCGGTCGCGGCAGTGCTGAGCGAGGAACTGCCGACTCCGCTGCGCAAGATCGGCGTGAATGATCAGTTCGGGCATTCCGGCCCCGCTGCGGCTTTGCTGGAACAGTTCGGGCTTTGTGCTTCAAATATTGCGGAAGTGACGGAAGAATTTTTGAAAAAATGAGTTCCTTTTAAGAAAACTGAAGGCCGTGGGAGAATTTCCCGCGGCCTGTTTTTCTTTCAATTGTCCGGAAGGAGGAACCGTGATGAATAAAAAGCCTGCTGAAAAAATTCGAATTCTGGCTTTGCTGGAGATCCTGGAAGAATGGACCGACGAGGATCACCCGCTTGCTTCGCAAGAGCTGCTTGCCCTCTTGGACAAGCAGGGAATCGCCGCGGGCCGGAAGACCATTTACCGGGATATCTCCGCCCTGCGCGCGCATGGGATCGACATCCTGTTCACCCGGAGGCCAAAGGCGGGATTTTTTCTCGCCGCGCGGCGCTTTGAGCCGCCTGAGGTCCGCCTGCTCATGGATGCGGTACAGGCCGCGCCGTTCCTCACTGAGAAGAAGACGGAGGAACTGATGCGAAAACTGAGCGGTTTAATGAGCGCCGGTCAGGCGGAAGCAGCCGAGGGAAAAACACACATCAATCTTCGCCCCAAATTTGAAAACGAAGAAATTTATTATACCATTGACGCGGTGAACCGCGCGATTTCACAAAAGAAGAAAATCTCCTTCCTGTACCGCCATCACGTCATCCGGGGAAACCGGATTACGCAGGACGAAGGGAGAAGATTTCTGATCAGTCCGTATGCGCTGATCTGGGACAGCGACAAATACTACCTTGCCGGGAATTATGAGAAGTATGACGATGTCAGCGTTTACCGCATGGACAGAATGAAACGGGCCGAACTTTCCATGCAGGACGTCCGGCCTTTCACGGAGGTAAGCGAATACAGGGAACGTTTCGATGCTGCGGATTACGCGGCGAAAACGTTCCATTTGTATCACGGCGATCTGCAGACTGTTTCGCTTCACTGTTCCGAAGATGCTCTGGAGCCGCTGCTGGATAAATTCGGAGACGGCCTGAGCATTTTCAGCAGGAGAGACGGATTTTTCAATGTCAGGGTCAGAGTATTTGTGGGAGAGGGATTGGTGGAATGGCTGCTGCAGTACGGTGACCGCATCACCGTTTTGGCGCCAAAGGCGCTTCGGGAGCAGGTGACCGAGCGCGTCCGGCGGATTGGAGAAGCCTATGGGTTCTAAAAAAACATGTGGTCGATGAAGATTTTAACGCCGATTCCGATGAGGACGAGGCCGCCGAAGGTTTCCGCGCGGCAGGAGCAGAAAGAGCCGAACCGTTTGCCGATATAGACACCGATGAGGCAGACGACAAACGTGATCGCGCCGATGACGGAAACAGATAATCCCATCAAAAAGACAGTGGAGGCGCCTACGGCTGAGGGAAGAATGATCCCGGTTGCGAGCGCGTCGATGCTGGTGGCCACGGCGAGCGCGATTAGCGTTTTGAGTTTGATGCCGTCCTGCCTGCGGTCCCGGATTCCGCAGTTTTTCTTACGGCGCGCTTCCCGGATCATTCCGATCCCGAGATAGCTGAGAAGAATGAGCGCGATCCAGTGGTCCACGGCGCTGATGATGCTTTCCCCCGCTTTTCCGATCAGCCACCCCAAAAGAGGCATGACGGACTGAAAAAGGGCGAAGCAAAGCGCGAGCTTTATCGCGAACCAGAACGTAACCCTTCGTGTGATGGCGCCGTTTGTGATGCAGACGGCAAACGCGTCCATCGCCAGGCCAAGCCCGATGCCGCACAGAGAAAAATAGTCCATTGCTGTCCTCCGAGTTTTTTTTGCATTAAAAAATATGATACCCTGATTCCGGCCTAATGTCAATTCATTCTCTTAACAGGATTTGCGGGGAGTCGTTTGCATTTCATTTACTTTCGTGATATAATGAATTACCATACGAAAGCGGAGGGATCCCATGATAGCGGTCATAGATTACGGCGCCGGAAATCTGCAGAGCGTCGCCAAGGCATTCCGACATATCGGATGTGACGTTTCCGTCACGGCCGTTCCAGGGGAACTGGCGCGCGCGGACGCCGCGGTCCTGCCGGGAGTCGGGGCGTTCGGGGATTCGATGCGCTGCCTGAGAAATTCCGGAATGGTGGAGCCCACCCTGGAATTCATCCGCTCCGGCAAGCCGTTTCTCGGCATTTGCCTGGGCCTTCAGCTCTTGTTTGAAGAAAGCGGGGAATCACCCGGCATCAAGGGCCTTGGAGTGCTTCCTGGAAGCATTTACCGGATTCCCGGTTCGCCTGGGCTGAAAATTCCCCATGTCGGGTGGAACAGCCTGAACATCAGGCAAGGCGGCGGACTGTTTACCGGCGTGAGCGAAAGCCCCTATGTTTATTTTGTCCATTCCTATTATTTGAAATCGGACGACCGGAGCATTGTGACGGCGACGGCGGACTACGGAGTCGAGATGGATGTGTCGGTGCGGAGCGGAAATATTTTCGCCACACAGTTCCACCCGGAAAAAAGCGGCGGGGCCGGCCTTCGGATGCTCCGGAATTTTGCCTCGGTGATAGAAGCGGGGGATTGAATGTTATGTATGCGAAACGAATCATTCCCTGCCTGGACGTCAAGGACGGCCGGGTCGTCAAGGGAACGGAATTTGTTCGGCTGAGGGACGCGGGGGACCCTGTGAAAGCGGCCGCGGAATACGGCCGGCAGGGCGCGGACGAACTCGCGTTCCTGGATATCACCGCTTCCTCGGATGCCAGAGATATTATGATCGGCCTGGTCGGGCAGGTGGCGGACAGCATCTTTATCCCGTTTACCGTGGGAGGGGGAATCCGTTCGGTGGAGGACTTCAACGCGCTGCTCCGCGCCGGGGCGGACAAGGTTTCCGTCAACTCGGCGGCGATTCTGAATCCCGGCTTGATTTCCGCGGCCTCCGAAAAGTTCGGGAGTCAGTGCGTGGTCTGCGCGGTCGACGCGAGACGCCGCGCGGAGGGCGGCTGGACGGTTTACCGCAACGGCGGGCGCGTCGACACGGGATTGGACGCCGTCCGGTGGGCGCAGAAAGCGGCCCGGCTCGGCGCGGGCGAAATCCTTTTGACCAGCATGGATTGTGACGGGGTGAAAAACGGGTATGACCTTGAGCTGACTGCCGCCGTCTCCGAGCGGGTCCCGATTCCGGTGATCGCCTCCGGCGGGGCCGGGAAGCCGGAGCATTTTTACGATGCTTTTACGAAAGGGAAAGCCGACGCCGTGCTGGCGGCGTCCCTGTTCCACTTCGGTGAAGTCGCGATTCCAGACCTGAAGGAGTATCTCGCAGGGCGCGGAATTCCAGTGCGAAAATAAATTGATAGAAAAAGACATGGGAGCCGCCGAGGTTCTCATTTTTTATGGATAGAATTTCCATGCGCGGCATAAGAATTAGTATGAAATTGGAGGTGCTGAAAATGAAGTTGAAAAAAATGTCGGCCTGCCTGCTTGCGGTGCTCGCCGTGATTTTCAGCTTGCCGCTGGGGGCTTCGGCGCTGTCGGAAGAGGAAGTCAAGGCGCCTTCCGCCGTGCTGATGGAGGCTCAGACCGGCAAAGTCCTTTATGAGAAAGACGACCATGAACAGCGCGCGTGCGCGTCCATCACCAAGGTGATGACGCTGCTGCTGGTCATGGAGGCGCTCGACAGCGGCAAAATCGGTCTGAACGATACCGTCACGGCAAGCGAGCACGCGGCCTCGATGGGGGGATCCGACATCTGGCTGGAGCCCGGCGAAAGCATGACGGTGGACGACATGCTGAAGGCGACGGTTATTTCCAGCGCCAACGACGCGGCGGTGGCGCTGGCGGAATATGTCGCCGGAAGCGAGGATGAGTTTGTCGCTCAGATGAATCAGAGGGCCAAGGAGCTCGGCATGAAGGACACCGTCTTTAAAAACGTCAACGGCCTCGACGAGGACGGCCATGTCACCTCGGC
This window contains:
- a CDS encoding transketolase family protein, yielding MAEMMKKATRESYGMALSQLGEEFPQIVVLDADLAEATKTGIFKKKYPKRFVDCGIAEGNMMGVAAGLATCGKIPFATSFAMFATGRAFEQVRNSICYPHLNVKVVGTHAGISVGEDGATHQCLEDIALMRSLPGMTVISPSDHYETVAAVRAAVEHEGPVYLRLSRLAVESFNNSDDYRFELGRGVTLRDGKDVTIIATGLMVSRALEAVKLLEQKGIDARLVNIHTIKPIDRELILKAAGETGKLITVEEHNVIGGLGDAVAAVLSEELPTPLRKIGVNDQFGHSGPAAALLEQFGLCASNIAEVTEEFLKK
- a CDS encoding helix-turn-helix transcriptional regulator, translated to MKIRINERLRELRIKSGYTQNQIAKILNIDRSTYSYYEIGKTMPDVSALIILARVFNISINELLADEPSPPSVADSGSKSVYIHGKKNSSHIYELTPLEKELVGLFRACPDSQKEKLFSALKDSMEKASKDTRN
- a CDS encoding replication-associated recombination protein A, with amino-acid sequence MSAPLADRIRPRELSEIVGQHHLLDPGRPLRRIIESGEIPNMVFYGPSGIGKTTLASIIAARTSRKLVRMNGTTATTADIRDVVNQLDTLEAPNGILLYLDEIQYFNKKQQQTLLEFIENGSITLIASTTENPYFYVYGAILSRSTVFEFKPVEKEDVREAAKRAFGILEEEQHRGIRVEPGALDVIASACGGDVRKAMNAVELCVVSGEEKDGACLVTEQLARDLTQRSAMKYDRAGDEHYDILSAFQKSMRGSDPDAAVHYLARLLEAGDLPSACRRLMVCACEDVGLAYPLIIPIVKAAVDAALQVGLPEARIPLADAVVLVACSPKSNSAYCAVDAAVADLRAGKTGPIPRRLQNKHYDGEDNPRKGQFYQYAHDFPHHWVRQQYLPDVLKDTVYYRWGDNKTEQAFRKYWEEIKKEK
- a CDS encoding flavin reductase; translated protein: MNDLILNSLSYGMYAIGVKDGEKVSACIVNTAVQVARNPNTIAVSLNHENYSCECIQKNGLFSVSVLSEDTSGTVIGALGFSSGRDTDKLKNVRHRILAEGVPIIKENTCCWFLCKVLSSSETATHTIFIAEVIAGSEKSVGKPMTYEYYHRVIKGRAPKNAPTYREEKQTEQSGESWICTVCGYIYNDPFVPFEELPDDWVCPICGAPKSAFKRQQ
- a CDS encoding transketolase, yielding MKTELKRKLEIAACKIRMGAVEGVYRAKSGHPGGSLSAAELFAYLYFKELRVDPNHPKEPGRDRFVLSKGHTCPGLYAALALKGYFPETELKKLRQIGAMLQGHPDMKGTPGVDMSTGSLGQGVSAACGMALAGKMDGKDYRVYALLGDGELEEGQVWEASMFAGHHELDNLCLVIDINGLQIDGPTAEVGGPEPVDEKFRAFGFDVQVIDGHSFDEIEKAFEHAKTVKGKPSAILAKTIKGRGVSYMENVAGWHGKAPSDEEYEIAMRELKQTLAGLEAE
- the uraA gene encoding uracil permease; protein product: MTKQIIQVEEKPPVPKAIPLSVQHLFAMFSASVLVPVLLGISPSVVLFMNGIGTLLYILITGGKAPAFLGSSFAFIAPAGIIIGTKGLGYPYALGGFVVSGAVFCFVAVIIRFCGTRWIDVILPPAAMGSVVALIGLELSGTAANMGGLILSDTYTQIDPKKITVFLITLGVAVFGSVLFRKFLAVIPILIAIVIGYCVAWGMGMIDFSAVAAAPAFAVPNFQPAKFDWNAISIILPATLVVVSEHIGHQIVTGKIVGRDLLRNPGLHRTMLGDGLSTMLSGLCGSVPTTTYGENIGVMAMTGVYSVWVIGGAAVLSIAISFLGKVSAVIQSIPGPVMGGVSFLLYGMIASSGVRLLVDQKVDYSRSRNLAMTSIVLVTGLSGAFVQLWKVKLTGMSLGAVVAMLLGLIFWIIDRFHAANDYEEEPVQE
- a CDS encoding PH domain-containing protein, with protein sequence MYLPAIITTAVLFSLIAGALYVTNFAPIRFQIKNGTGLISAPLYSCSFPLDSISGIQVLPSVPAGIRTNGLSMGRMAGHFVLEGIGPCQVYACAKNQPVLLIRCYAGTILLGGQTPEETERWRLELMSI
- the glyA gene encoding serine hydroxymethyltransferase; amino-acid sequence: MYSDMMNTIGLVSGADPEVGAAMARELGRQRDNLELIASENLVSPAVMAAMGSVLTNKYAEGYPGKRYYGGCQYVDIVEDLARQRACRLFGAEHANVQPHSGAQANLAVYFALLKPGDTVMGMNLSEGGHLTHGSPVNLSGSYYHFVSYGVSPETGRIDYDAVYETAMKVKPKLIVAGASAYPRVIDFKRFREISDACGALLMVDMAHIAGLVAAGEHPNPVEWAQIVTTTTHKTLRGPRGGLILCKEEYAKAIDKAIFPGTQGGPLMHIIAGKAVCLGEALKPEFKQYAHRIVVNAKALGDGLMKRNVKLVSGGTDNHLMMVDLSGLELTGKELEQRLDSVNITANKNTVPNEQRSPFITSGLRLGTPAVTTRGLDAADMDRIADCISLAVFDFEPNREKIRTAVHEICARHPLYE
- the nth gene encoding endonuclease III — encoded protein: MTKKQRASLAIQALKKEYPDAICSLTYTEPLQLLIATRLSAQCTDARVNQVTPELFRLFPTIDAFCGASAEDIEPIIHSCGLYKTKARDILAMCRKLKSDYEGRVPDTIEELTKLPGVGRKTANLIVGDIYGKPAVVTDTHCIRICGRLGLSEGKDPLKVETQLRKILPPEESNDFCHRLVLHGRAVCTARNPDCGNCSMREFCKNPVEKQTNI